Genomic DNA from Pungitius pungitius chromosome 12, fPunPun2.1, whole genome shotgun sequence:
CCGGGACCGCCGGAAGAGAGGCAGGAAGtgctgctgagggggggggggaccccccAGGACCCGAGTCCGTCAGCACTGCTGAGGTTTGATCTCACTAAAGATCACACGgcagagggcaaaggtcaccaGGTCGTCTCTGCTGATGAACACCAGACCAGAGAAGTCCGTCCgtttgtgacctttgaccaacATTCTAAGTTTGTCCTAACAGCTAACAccggtttccatggtgacgcCACCAGATGTCCAAAACCCAACGACATCCTGGTTGAGACGTTTCAGGTTGCTGTGACCTCAGTGTTCATGCTCTCCAGAGGATGGACCCGCTTCGCTTTATTCAACTTCCACTTGAGCAATAAATCGAGTTCTTGTGCTGCTCCCCAGAGGAGGAACCCGGTGAAGGTCTGCTCCTCGTCTGGAGCAGACCAAACATACTTTGGATTTAAAGGAAAGATggtgaagttgatcagattgaTAAGTGATTGAGAGGAGGAGCCTGTGGtacgacctttgaccctgagAGCCTTTTGTGCCGGTGGTACTTTGTCTTAACGCAGTAAAGGAATGTTGCCACTGAAAGGGAACCTGGACGCATGAACCTTTGTGCTGCTTTAATGTCAACATGTTTTAAATCACTAATGTGCCCAAATCCAAATAAAGCAATAAATCCAGAGTAGGTTTGCATCTCTTTCCTCACGACATTTATTAGACATACATCTAACGTGGGTGATGATGTGCTGGGAGACgtaaggttggcggtttgaatcccatcTGCCCCCATgaggaagtgtccctgagcaagacacctgacccctaactgTAAAACTGTAACATGGCTTTTAATGCAACGTAAGTCactggataaaagtgtcagcttaacgacatgtgatgtaatacgTGGAAATGAGCCCTCAggacaaaatgtccttttaagaaaTACAAACATTAGTTTCCACTGAGTTAAATCTTTTAACCACCTCGTTCAGACTTGTTATTAAATTTGTTTCTCCCACAGAGACAAAGTGTTCTGTTGGGAAgttgttttgcttttaaaagGTTTACATGCAGACAGAAAGCAGCTGAGAGAAGCGTTTCAGGGTCTCTGAGGGGGAAGTGAAGCTTTTGTCTGGTTGTTTCCATTcagagaatcacacacacacgacacttCAGAATTATGACAACTTCCCCTCCTGTGGCTAAATCAGCACTGAGGGTggaagtgcttttattttgaaaaacaccttttagaGGAATAGcctttgataaaaaataaactggaaATCTGCTAAATAAATGAAGCTTAAATTTCACCATGGAGATCAGTACTTTCTTATTTCCCAGCTGGCACTTGAATGCAgcgtccttccccccccccccccactaccaccTCCTCTCAGTTGGATTTGGGGAGTCTGTAGACCCCTGCAGAGACCATCAGCTGATGCTCCCTGACCTTCCGCTGCAGGAAGGCCTCCAGCTCGTTGACGTCCATCTCCGTGACGACGGGTCCCGTGGCGACGAACATCCGCAGCATGGAGTGGATGCGGTCCAGCGTCATGCTGTCCAGGTTGGTGAGCATGGCCTGGATGTAGGCCCAGAACAACTGAGGAGAGGAGCAATCAGtcacctgagtgtgtgtgtgcgtgtgtgcgtgtgcatgcatgcgtgtgtgtgtgtgtgtgtgtgtgtgtgtgtgtgcatgcatgtgtgtgtgtgtgtgtgcgtgtgcatgcatgcatgtgtgtgtgtgtgtgtgcatgtgtgtgtgtgtgcatgtgtgtgtgtgtgtgtgcatgtgtgtgcgtgtgtgtgtgtgcgcgtgcacctgcagcttctcctcccgCTGCTCCGACTGGGTGGTGGTGTTCGAGTCCCTCTCCTCGTCGCTGTCAATCAGCATCGCGCCTCGCTCCATCTTCTCCCGGGAGGAGCCCGTCTCCACCACGTAGAAgcgcccccccgcctcctccctcagCACGCCGTGCTGCTGCCACAGCGCCAGCTTCCTGTGCAGCAGCTCCTTCGGGGCGCCCAGCTTCAGGCTCAGCTCCTCCAGCGACCAGGAGCCTGACGGAGGACACCAGTGTTAACGAGCAGCATTCGGGGTCAGGGCCAGAGGTCACCAGGGGTCCTACTTTTCTCCTGGAAGTGCAGGATGATGGCGGCGTGGATGGGGGACACGGTGATGTTGGTGAGGGTCCGGTCCTCCAGCTCCAGGTCCAGAGTCACCGAGCCCAGATGCGGCTTCCAGCTCAGCGTCCTCATGGCCTGAAGAGGAGAAGAGCTTCAGAATACGTCCTCGGATGAACGTCTGCTGTAGAgaccccccccggcccccttaCCTTGAGCTTCTCGTAGCGGTGAGTGTAGGCCTCCATGGCCTGGCACACCAGGGGAGGcagctccagcttctcctccttcagcgGAGGCCAGAACTCGGAGGAGAGGATGAtggaggagagcgagagcgCCGGCTGCTCCTCCTCGCTCAGCCTGGACTCCTCCTCACGGATGTTACTGTTGATCCTCCGGGAGTCGGCCatgtcctgaggggggggggggggggggcatctgttTATTTAACTTAATGGTTTATGATTTCACATGAATGATTCTTTCAGAATTAGCTCCATAACTCAACTAGGAGTTACCAGGGAAACCAGGGAGGAGATCAACGCTAACATcgggtggtgttgttgttgttgctatggttaccttTAGCATCACCTCGCAGTAGTGCATGTGCGACTCTCCGAAGCGGAGCTTCAGCAGCTCCACGTTCCGGATCTCCCTGAAGACGTTCAGGAGTGAAGATCACATGGGGGCCTGATCAGAGCAGATCCCATTCATGCCATTACATGGACAGGTGGTGCCGGCCTACCTGGCGGTGTTGTAGTTGAGTTGGTGCAGCAGCCGGTCGGCCAGCACCGCCCGGTACTCGTCGATGAAGATGTCCTTGCTGCCGTAGATGCTGACCAGCAGGCTGATGATGTCAGAGGAGCGCCGCTTGGAGCCCGTCTtctctggaggagagagagaacgggAGGGGTCAGCCTCTCATTGGTCGGACTCAGCGGGCCGCCCACTGGTGCGTTCGCTGACCGGGCACGGCGTCCGTCGGGTCCGGACTCCAGTCCTCGGGGTCGTTGCCCTCCTCGTCGCTGTCCTGCATCTCCAGGGTGACGGGGTCCCCCCGGGACAGCTCCGAGGCCAGGTCCGTGCAGCCCTCCACGTCTCCAGTGAGGCCGGCTACGATCTGCCTCACCGTGTCCTCCCGGGTCCTTGAACGCACCGCAGAGGTCTTCAGCACATCGTGACCCCGGCGATGTGTACCGGTCAAACTTAATCAGGAAATCTTACCTGAGGTACTTGCGGATGGGCTGGCAGGCGACCTGCAGGATGACCATGGAGGGGTCCAGCTCTCGGAGCGCCTTGATGGCCGAGATGTACACGGTGAGGATGTCGGAGGTGTGGACGCctgaaagaggagggagaagtgaTCTTCACGTTCATCACGGAGtgaccctctgctcctcctgacTCACCCGGGTGCAGCAGGCGGCTCTCGAAGGCCGACTTCAACGAGGTGAGCAGCTGCTGCCTCTGGTTGGTCCTCTCCAGGCAGAACTTCAGGTCGTCGATGGCAGCTTTGGATTCTGGGAAATCTAAACATCAGAGGAAAGTATCCGAGTAAAACATGAAATCACGTCTGCTCCCGGCtgaggttagcttagcttagcataaagactacTAGCCTCTGATTATACTGAAGAGCTCCTCGATCCTCATGTTGACGTAGATCCTGCAGAAGAACTGGTGCATGTGGCACCTCCACTGCTTCAGGACGGAGCCCCCAGGCTGGATGGCGGGAGCCCCGGGAGCCCCGGGAGCACCAGGAGCAGGTCCAGCGCCCTCTCGGTCCGCCTCACTGGCAAACAC
This window encodes:
- the anapc2 gene encoding anaphase-promoting complex subunit 2; translation: MEEDMEDIAMESADMAGHGGVAVAWETVAAALMSPGGPVLDQGLSDSLALLCTQGLGRLLGGWLLETLQMRLSSSVVPEFWSGLKQPENELEERGRAWVLITAFRTLLDRLEPFLGGLKKLEAWQDEGRSGLCGPGPGGLQERAFTIIRAMLLFSPAPVLQERVLEFYSRTFSVYMSQEGQAEDGAEPPEGPERGACPGCGVPAQQCWCKEALEQLHNLSHTLSKLQLLEWVSSEAVTSILHKLIEQRMEQHCRGEYERSFLLEFQEWLELVLGWLSKVFASEADREGAGPAPGAPGAPGAPAIQPGGSVLKQWRCHMHQFFCRIYVNMRIEELFSIIRDFPESKAAIDDLKFCLERTNQRQQLLTSLKSAFESRLLHPGVHTSDILTVYISAIKALRELDPSMVILQVACQPIRKYLRTREDTVRQIVAGLTGDVEGCTDLASELSRGDPVTLEMQDSDEEGNDPEDWSPDPTDAVPEKTGSKRRSSDIISLLVSIYGSKDIFIDEYRAVLADRLLHQLNYNTAREIRNVELLKLRFGESHMHYCEVMLKDMADSRRINSNIREEESRLSEEEQPALSLSSIILSSEFWPPLKEEKLELPPLVCQAMEAYTHRYEKLKAMRTLSWKPHLGSVTLDLELEDRTLTNITVSPIHAAIILHFQEKSSWSLEELSLKLGAPKELLHRKLALWQQHGVLREEAGGRFYVVETGSSREKMERGAMLIDSDEERDSNTTTQSEQREEKLQLFWAYIQAMLTNLDSMTLDRIHSMLRMFVATGPVVTEMDVNELEAFLQRKVREHQLMVSAGVYRLPKSN